A genomic window from Nicotiana sylvestris chromosome 11, ASM39365v2, whole genome shotgun sequence includes:
- the LOC138880955 gene encoding uncharacterized protein, which yields MAGGTNAELRQRIEQLEALVGQALEANGDSSVLARMAQLEADYAARHETTLAEMALVRQEKEELREEVVQLRRELQTVVPRSDERTKLRIPEPKAYGGARSAKELENFLWDMEQYFQAARVADEDKVIITPMYLTGDAKVWWRTRMAETESTGLPKIGTWEMLKKELKSQFLPTNSSWLARDGLRRLKQSGTVAEYVKEFSSLMLNVSNMAEEDKLHYFMSGLKGWAQLELRRQNVQCLSTAIAAADALADLNIGDNPAGTSHSKADGKAKEWKKRGKGQAAEDEGFAKNVRQENHNGKERSGKFKGCFTCGGPHLKKDCPVQARVNAMLAAEKQEQVAEANAIVAGGNEAPGAVYVNNPLGLLH from the coding sequence ATGGCTGGTGGCACAAATGCGGAACTGCGTCAAAGGATAGAGCAGTTGGAAGCACTCGTTGGGCAGGCTCTTGAGGCAAATGGCGATTCTTCTGTTCTTGCAAGAATGGCACAGTTAGAGGCAGATTATGCAGCGAGACACGAGACAACGCTGGCAGAAATGGCCTTGGTACGCCAAGAGAAGGAAGAACTGCGCGAGGAAGTGGTTCAACTTCGGAGGGAATTGCAAACTGTTGTCCCTAGAAGTGATGAACGCACTAAGTTGAGGATTCCGGAGCCAAAGGCATATGGGGGTGCAAGAAGTGCCAAAGAACTGGAAAATTTCTTGTGGGATATGGAGCAGTATTTCCAGGCTGCACGTGTTGCGGATGAAGACAAGGTGATAATCACACCAATGTATTTGACTGGTGATGCAAAGGTGTGGTGGCGCACACGAATGGCAGAAACGGAAAGTACTGGACTGCCCAAGATTGGAACTTGGGAGATGCTGAAGAAGGAATTAAAATCCCAATTCCTTCCAACTAATTCGTCGTGGTTGGCACGAGATGGACTTCGTCGCTTGAAGCAAAGTGGTACAGTGGCGGAGTATGTCAAGGAATTTTCATCCTTGATGCTCAATGTAAGTAATATGGCAGAGGAAGATAAGCTGCATTACTTCATGAGCGGGTTGAAGGGTTGGGCGCAATTGGAGTTGAGAAGGCAGAATGTTCAATGCCTTTCTACTGCCATTGCGGCGGCAGATGCGTTGGCTGACCTAAATATAGGTGATAACCCTGCTGGAACTTCGCATTCAAAGGCTGACGGGAAAGCTAAGGAATGGAAGAAAAGAGGGAAGGGGCAAGCTGCCGAAGATGAGGGCTTTGCCAAGAATGTGAGACAAGAGAATCACAACGGCAAAGAAAGGAGCGGCAAGTTCAAAGGCTGCTTCACTTGTGGTGGACCGCACTTGAAAAAGGACTGTCCGGTGCAGGCTAGGGTGAATGCTATGCTGGCTGCAGAGAAACAGGAACAAGTGGCGGAAGCAAATGCCATTGTGGCAGGTGGAAATGAAGCACCAGGGGCGGTGTATGTTAACAACCCCTTGGGGCTGCTTCATTAA